From one Bacteroides fragilis NCTC 9343 genomic stretch:
- a CDS encoding 6-bladed beta-propeller, whose protein sequence is MKYLNLFIFVLLLAGCNRPVKHSDIIQADTMVSIIPQEDTITLSALFSRCEIVKLNDIVLASINKVFKYDSLWIVQGKSDQGGVHLFNNEGRYLKTVLKWGQGPEEAYDIWSIKLLDGSIYLLINSGTEVVEYSLQKQKMVERFRLPSEILSATDFVVDNGGNYIFLKSISREKKKEEYKLYVYNKKEGTIVNRILNMDKKSSEYISFDQSDCLYRVQDEIYYYEVFRNGICRLSANDMTGYIAFKQNEYTFPEKELYNEDHTFQSFIDVCENSPFIWAHRNLFEGERFVSSTYMYKKELFWNIIDKSDYSVHSYKWVYDDLILNEVVPVEDYLYRANVQENIHYYTLSFYDFDRIMQLKKKCKKSVGEKWMVKLDDMLDENSNDIIVCFYEKK, encoded by the coding sequence ATGAAGTACTTGAATTTGTTTATATTCGTGTTGTTGTTGGCAGGATGTAATCGACCTGTTAAACACTCCGATATTATCCAAGCCGATACTATGGTAAGTATCATACCCCAAGAGGATACTATCACATTATCTGCTCTCTTTTCTAGATGTGAAATTGTAAAATTGAATGATATTGTTTTAGCGTCAATAAATAAAGTATTTAAGTATGATTCTTTGTGGATTGTGCAAGGAAAGTCTGATCAGGGTGGGGTCCATTTGTTTAATAATGAAGGCCGATATTTAAAAACCGTTTTGAAATGGGGGCAGGGACCTGAAGAAGCATATGATATTTGGAGTATTAAACTATTAGATGGATCTATCTATTTATTGATTAATTCTGGAACAGAAGTTGTGGAATATTCTTTGCAGAAACAAAAAATGGTAGAGCGCTTTCGGCTACCGTCTGAGATACTTTCAGCTACAGATTTTGTTGTTGATAATGGTGGAAATTATATATTCTTAAAATCGATCTCCCGAGAGAAAAAAAAGGAAGAGTATAAACTTTATGTGTATAATAAGAAAGAGGGGACAATCGTAAATAGAATATTGAATATGGATAAAAAGTCTAGTGAGTATATTTCTTTTGATCAAAGTGATTGTTTATATCGTGTTCAGGATGAAATCTATTATTACGAGGTTTTTAGAAATGGTATTTGTCGGTTATCTGCTAATGATATGACTGGATACATCGCTTTTAAACAAAATGAATATACTTTTCCGGAAAAAGAACTTTATAATGAAGATCATACATTTCAGTCTTTTATAGATGTTTGTGAAAATAGTCCTTTTATTTGGGCGCATCGTAATTTATTTGAAGGAGAGCGCTTTGTGAGTTCTACTTATATGTATAAAAAAGAACTGTTTTGGAATATTATAGATAAATCTGATTATAGCGTACATTCATATAAATGGGTATATGATGACTTGATATTAAATGAGGTTGTCCCTGTTGAAGATTATTTATATCGTGCTAATGTTCAGGAGAATATCCATTATTATACATTGTCTTTTTACGATTTTGATAGAATTATGCAGTTGAAAAAGAAGTGTAAAAAAAGCGTAGGAGAAAAGTGGATGGTAAAACTAGATGATATGTTAGATGAAAATTCAAATGATATAATAGTTTGTTTTTATGAGAAAAAGTAA
- a CDS encoding winged helix-turn-helix domain-containing protein — MVMSWEKTIFGCLIGGYALLGLLGGNYAYEQEVKALHVYADSVFHEAFHVELQKRGMDQVESWRYGCEDSFVSSVDTAFKKVTIQDEYGTYSFRVDAMKIRKNIVSSPGEQGLHTVVCLTHPLSVDTLNILWRTMLNERQKFPIRTGLKLTVSDNNGVVRSSFSPDSLSCLSYSSIFTYYVGYRCEIEILGFVSISFFSVFVNIVWTLIGVVVAFVLCVILTIYIYKLSVHPPKIKEVTTYIQTVAVKKGTLPIYDLKDDLKLDVGKGVLICENMEVSLTPQQRVLLVLFIKAENHTLSMSQIMADVWPGKSISPDCFHKAIERLRDLLRQLPMTIQIEYLGEEIYQMQIL, encoded by the coding sequence ATGGTAATGTCTTGGGAAAAAACAATTTTTGGTTGTTTGATTGGAGGGTATGCCCTTCTTGGTTTGTTAGGGGGGAACTATGCATATGAACAAGAAGTAAAGGCATTGCATGTATATGCGGATAGTGTTTTTCATGAAGCTTTTCATGTAGAATTGCAAAAACGAGGTATGGATCAAGTGGAAAGTTGGAGATATGGATGTGAAGACTCTTTCGTCTCTTCAGTGGATACAGCCTTCAAAAAAGTTACTATACAGGACGAGTACGGTACGTATAGTTTTCGGGTTGATGCAATGAAGATTCGCAAAAATATCGTGTCTTCCCCTGGAGAGCAAGGACTGCATACTGTTGTTTGTTTAACACATCCTTTGAGTGTAGATACGTTGAATATACTATGGAGGACTATGTTGAATGAAAGACAGAAATTTCCTATTCGTACAGGATTAAAATTAACTGTTTCTGATAATAATGGAGTGGTCCGCTCTTCTTTTAGTCCGGATAGCCTTTCTTGTTTATCTTATTCTTCGATATTTACTTATTATGTAGGCTATAGATGTGAAATTGAAATCTTAGGGTTTGTATCTATATCTTTTTTCTCAGTATTTGTAAATATAGTTTGGACTCTTATTGGAGTTGTTGTTGCTTTTGTGCTTTGTGTGATTCTTACAATCTATATATATAAGTTGTCTGTTCACCCTCCTAAAATAAAAGAGGTTACTACTTATATTCAGACAGTTGCTGTTAAAAAGGGGACTCTGCCTATATACGATTTGAAAGATGATCTTAAACTGGATGTTGGTAAAGGTGTATTGATCTGCGAAAACATGGAAGTATCTCTTACTCCCCAGCAGCGTGTTCTTTTAGTTTTGTTTATTAAGGCTGAGAATCATACTCTGTCTATGTCTCAAATTATGGCAGATGTTTGGCCGGGAAAATCTATTTCTCCCGATTGTTTCCATAAAGCAATAGAACGTTTGCGTGATTTGTTAAGGCAGCTTCCTATGACCATACAAATTGAATATTTAGGGGAGGAAATTTATCAGATGCAAATTTTATAA
- a CDS encoding NVEALA domain-containing protein: MRNFFVSAFLLLVGIAVMTVCRMNNKQYLSELALVNVEALATGEGDVPTSCYGSGNVDCPISDSKVSYVMNGRSF, encoded by the coding sequence ATGAGAAATTTTTTTGTAAGTGCCTTTTTATTATTAGTCGGTATTGCCGTTATGACTGTTTGCCGAATGAATAATAAGCAATATTTGAGTGAATTGGCTTTAGTGAATGTTGAAGCGCTTGCTACAGGTGAAGGAGATGTTCCTACAAGTTGTTATGGCAGTGGTAATGTAGATTGCCCTATAAGCGATAGCAAAGTTTCCTATGTTATGAATGGGCGCAGTTTTTGA